The following DNA comes from Thunnus thynnus chromosome 3, fThuThy2.1, whole genome shotgun sequence.
cacagCCACACGCTTCAACAATAGCTAAATTATAGCATATTAGGCACATTACCGCCACCCTCCGCTTCAGACTGTAGACCaaatattaaatcctacacatcaaaaaaaaaaactgcaactccacccacttggcaggttcaataaagttttaatgctgagctcctgaactccagtcttcctgagttcttccatcatatattgtcttttttgatcatacttagtacaatctatgcttgcatgtgtaatagtttcctcagccaagtgggaaaaaatatgtgcatatatcggcaatCGCCAAAAATGATCCTGTTAAATAACtatgatgtcaatattgagcaaaaataattgtgattatgcttTTTGCCAtcatcaagcacccctaaagagaacatacattttgatttacatacacacacacaaagcatttaaatatgtatgagataaattgttgtctttaataaacagttactttaacatttttcagtgtgctcctaaatttctgtgtgctcctaatttttttcatttaggaacaCATGTACTCCTCGACAAAAAAGTCagcattgaacactgctgtcaggtgtgtagagacaataagtaactgcagctggacacagaaaaatactcatatatttgaatggagagtgtgagcgaaccgctaggtgctcgggccctaataaagaaaaaaactgcagtacagagctacaaattttagttttgattttatttttctgcacataaactgtcaccctctgtcaccctcactccactCCCtcactgctgtgaaacattctgcaatacacactcattataaaatcacaggaggagcaagaaaagactttaaaactcacactctaatatctcaaaaacaataaaagatagaaaaaacatgtaaatttttacatgtttacaaaacaagatttgtaggtcaaagtctcgtgactcatttaaagttcaaataaagtctgtatctaaaactatgtggaagcagtaaatgtttaaaaaggtgtgggttcactcacactctccattcaaatcaaattttgaccaggtcatgtgggttaaaattCATTTCTATTGTTCTGTCATTAAGTGTTTCAGCACTTATTACAGCCTGTAACATATTGACACATATTCTGTGGAGTCATGGTCTCGGCCGAACTCTACAATGAAGCTTTATGacactgtgaaatattcacactttgttttctgtggtttcacttcaaactgaaagttttgtttttttggaaactttgtgtttttgactagaaatgaaactaaagttctgtggatttgatcagatgtttaaatagagatttaattttagatagaaatcctagtttgtgttttttctcataataaacaagaatgtgtttgtttatttactctcttcaaaaacaaagacacatttatgacataaaacaggTGATTACTCTactcagtttgattgacaggacagatgatcagaggggCGGAGTTTTTACCACCATCATTAGGATAGGGACAGAAGTATGTgtagagtttctcagtgaaggagcagccagtaaaggagtagataagagctgcagcatctacgtcataaaaggagaccagaccctcctcataatccacaaacacccccaccttctgaggCTTAGACTTCAGAGAGAGAACGACTGGAGGACCAGCAAGAGCTTTAtactcatttccatttctcaaaCATATAGTCCAGTAACCATCCTGAGGTCTAGCTGTGAATTGTTCCTTCCTGTTGATCGCCTCTCTGGCCACTCCTAAAGCCCATTCAGTCTTCTctttaacctgaacctcaaagtaaaatctgcctgaagagaaactctgctttcctaaaacacaacaacaatcagAAAATCTCTTTGGGTTGTCTGGGAGATTCTTCTTCACATCACCACAATTTACTTGTTtctcatcatcagacaggatgagccAGGGATTtgctgtatcaggatcaagagtcacatccactgcatactgctggaccctcttcagctcagcctcaaacagcttcttcatctctttactgagcgtctcctccagctgagccacagctctcaccacagtctcctcatatgatggtggacggacgctgacctctgtccagtctttggtgggtggagcagctttcagggacgggaagttttggaggaggtggaggtggtcttcagaGCGTGAGAGCTTCTCCACCTCAGAGCTTCTCTTCttcagctcagagatttcctgttccagctctttgatgaagtcttcagcctgtttctctgtcgttctttgcttctcttcaatCGTCTCAATGAGCTCATTCAGGCTTCTCTCAACAGACTTCATCAGAGTGGTGAAGACCTGAAcaccttctgctttctctctgtctgcatcttcctTACTGAGCTCAACTGAGTGTTTGATCTCTTGAATCTTCAGTCGtctcttctggatcatctgctgaatttcagcctctgtcttccccagctctgccttctttccttcatattcttctttcagaggaacaaactcatgtgtcttgtggtctaaaacagagcagagcatgcagacacatgtctggtcggtcttacagaacagctccagaggtttatcatgcttcatacacatcctgtcttccaggttctccacagggtccatcagctgatgtcttttcagacgtgaagctgtcagatgaggctccaggtgagtctcacagtaggaggtcagacacaccagacaggacttcagggccttcagtttggttccagtacagacgtcacagggaacttctcctggtttggcagcttgttgctctgagctgctgctgctggctttctgttgagcttcctgtctgaactgagAAACCATCTCAGAGATGAAAGTATTCACCTTCAACTTAGGTCTTGTGTAGAAAACCTCTTTACAGATGGGACACAGGTACTGGTCATTACTGTTCCAGTgttcagtgatgcagtttttgcagaagttgtgtccacatggtgtgctgactggatcagtgaacacatccagacagatggagcacagaaactgatcttcagatcgcagacagctggcagcagacatatctacacactgagtgtgaaaaacaaaagaaagaatttgtttaaaattcaatttcaattctttgttcaaaaagaaaaataaggatAATTATTGTTGTATTAAGTATAACATGTGATATTAGGTAAAGTAATACTGAATTATATTTTCCCTGTTATTGATCGGGATGGGAACACGTGAATGGAGTCGTGAGCAATCGTGATCATTGAAGTCGTGCTGGCAGCTCAAACAGTTATCCACAAGGCTGCATGGTGagtttaaagttgttgtttactttgatgacgtgttttatgtgagctggtttacacaaacacagtaagagactgtcatctgcagctctttatctaacagctcattgtggctgtttctgcttgtactattcttccatacaatctttaaaatgaaccactgacaacataacacagaatatgtccatatcttgttgtgtagaCCAACTGTTATTGAAGAATagcactgctaacaaagctctgctaacttGGTGACAAACACCTTTTAttacctgcagctgcttcacaataaaagctgctgcttgttggtagaaagcttttaatgtgaaacagctacaggaaatagaatgcagtgtgtctgtaggGAGTGATCAGTAAATAGTAATAAGACCAGGAAGGTTGGAGTGAAGCTGaactccaaaccacagagattcagttacaagttacaaaagtcctgagaactgacacagagagactgtttaaaaaacaattaaagttgtttcactgaatctgtgtaaaaacatctttagttaTATTGTCACTAATTTCACAAGTgtcagtatgaaatgaaaagagtggaacttcctgtctgctgtgttaaagctggttgttgaaacattaaatatgatcagttgtactcaccagtgtttggcagagactctgctgtgttgttgagaaagacttgatgaactcagtttaatttttatttggacagaagtggagagactcgactgcagctctgctgtcactctgacaaactttcagtttcagttctgcAGAGTGACGTTGCAGCTCTCTTGTCTTTCCAGTGTTGCTCCTCCTCTTACTGCAGCTCTGACTGTGAGTTTGTTTCCTCCCTTTGATTTACAAGATTATTTACAGGCAGCCAGTTGTTTTTGCTGAAGTTTTCATGAAACTAttaacttctttttctctttatcttgaACTGAGTCCAACAAATGTCGTCGGGTCAACGTTGATGTTAAATCAACagttatttcaaaaacacattttttaacttctaCAAACAGTTTCCAGTTTACTTCACAAAATGAGGTTAAAGACGGTTGACAACCACTAAaggatgattttattttatctcattcaGATAcgatttttatattttgcttcATGTTCTACCTTATTTGTTCCTTTGCTGTAAAGCCGATTAGTTGTTTTGTGGTGAACCACCACAGTCCTGACAGGGATAAATGTAGAATCTATCATCTCTGTACTGAGTGATGCTTCACACTGCCAGCACTGTCCTTTGGGAGTTTGGGAGTTGTAGTGTGAACCCTGTTAGCCACAGAGCTAACGTCATGTCAGCAGCTCTGCTGTCAATCTGAGGTTTGGAAAAtataaagaattaaaaagtttttgttAGCAGGAGTTGGGTGGTTTGAATCCTCAACCTGTTTTAGTAAATCTTGATGACTGTGATGGCCCTAGACAGTCCGTGCAACTGTCATCTTTGGACTGCGGATATTCGCTGAGGCATAGGAAGGTAAGTGTTAATCCACCTGTGTGTGCATCACCTGTAGGAGTGGTTCCCCTTGTAGGATTAAGTGGCGTCTCCCCTTTGGGTTTCATTGGAGGGGCTGGCAGTGTTGGGGTACAATGGTTAGAGcttccttttcccttttttccctgTATTTGCTCGGGAGCACTTCCATGGCTTGGGGGGGTTGCCTGGTTTCTGGTCGCCTCTCTCAGGCCAGCAGGCTTTGAGTGCGTAAGTACCCGCCACCACGCCTCATTAAGACTGGGGGGAGTTATGTAGCTAGTTTTTGGTTAGGCAGTCAGCTAGCGGGGAAGCTCCATTTGGTGGCTGCCTATTCCTCTTGTGTGCGCTGGTGGGTTTTAACATGTTACATTGCTGTCCTCTCATTGCGAATAATGGTAAGTTATGGAGGAGATTGTGAGAGCGTTTGTGGAGGCGCCATCTGAAAAGTCTTTGAATCAATGCACAAAGGATCAGCTGGTTAAGATAGCTGAGTTTTACAGTTTTGATGTGGATAATAAAAGGGTTAAAGAGACATTGAAGGCCAATTTGGTAAGGATGAAAGTGTTAGGCACTGCAGAGGCTGCTCCTTTCTCCATGTGCACTGAGGACACGCCTCCATCTGTAATAGCAGGTCCTGGTGCTGGCAGAAGGAACAGCAGAAGGAGTTACTCCTGTTGTGCATACAGCTAAAGAGATAGAAGGAAGTTTCATCGGAAAAGATGTGCCAGGGTATTGAGATGGAAAAGGTACTGTCATTGGAGAAGATGAGGCAAGAAACTGAGCAGACAAAGCTTgaactgcaaaaacaaaaactgacttTGATTAGAGAGGGGAAAGTTGCGGCTGATGTTCTGCATATTGATGGTCCCTACGTTCCAAGCCGGACCCCAGGGAGGTCCGTTGATGACTTGAGTGATTTGAGGCTGGTTCCCAGGTTTAATGAAAGAGATCCAGAAACTTTCTTTGCGATGTTTGAGCAGCTGGCTGATGTGTAGGGGTGGCCTGATTCCACTTGCACGTTAATGATGCAATGTGTGTTAACCGGCAGGGCTCAGGAAGCTTATTTCTCGTTGACTAACAGTGACTGTTTGAAGTATGATTTAGTGAAGTCTGCGGTTCTCAAGGCATATGAGCTGGTGCCTGAAGCTTATCTCCATAGATTCAGGAGTTGGAAAAGAGGTGATAAATCGCATTTGAAGTTTGTTCGTGATATTTCTACTCACTTTGATCGTTGGTGTGCTGCGGCTGAGGTTGATTCTCATGAGGCTCTGCATGACTTAATTATTCTGGAGCAATTTAAAAACTCTTTCCCGAAGAGCATTGCAACTTATATTAGTGAGCAGGCAGTTAAGACAGcagctgaagctgctgctttggtGGATGATTATGTTTTGACGCACGGTGGGGAGTGTCCTGTTGCTCGGGGTGGCGGTGGACACCGGGAAAATTCCTTGGCCGTGGGTGCGTGGTCTGGTCATCTGATGAGACTGGTTGGGCTGGAGCAGAGACATGAACTTGGGGCTCTTGAGTCTGACAAAATTTGTAATTATTGTCATAAACAAGGGCACTGGTGGAGAGACTGTTATGCTTTTAAATCTGGGACTAAGCAGGCTAGTGCTAGTGTTAACTCCAAGCCAGCAATGTTTGTTGCACCAGTCTCTGAACAAGTGTCTGAGCTTGCATGTGGTGAGTTGAAACCACAGGTGTTTAGTCCGGAGCTGGAGTCTTACTTGCCTTTCATCACTGAAGGTTTACCATTTTCAGATGAGACCTACATGGGTTCTTTCATTCCGGTGCTTGGAATGGGGTTAACGGTTCTGCGTGTACCTCTCCATTAAATCTTGTTCTATGATCTGTTTCAGGTTGAGGTGGGGAGTCGGGTGTGGGCTGATGTTGCACCGCCTGCTATCGTAGCACCAGCGGCCCTAGTTAGCAGTAAGCCTGACAAAAGTGAGTTTCCTGATGTGTTTACGGCGTGCGCTGTTACGCGTGCCATGAAGTGCGCACAGTCAGATGAAATAAATTCCACTGAAAATGATATCCCACAGCAGCATGATGTGACATGTCCTGATGTGCCTTGGTCTGTTTCTTACAGCGAGCTGTTGAAGGAGCAGCGTGTTGATTCATCTTTGAATGATCTGATGGAGAGTGTTCTTCCTGGGGGTGAGGTAAAAACTCATGTGCAGTGTTATTTCCTCTAGAATGAAGTGCTAATGAGAAAGTGGGTACCTCGGTGGGAGCATTTTGTTGGTGAACCGATTTACCAAGTTGTGGTGCCTTCTAGGTTCGGTAGTGTGGTGTTGCAGGTTTCCTATGAAAAGTCTGGCCATTTAGGCGTGAGGAAGACATATCACCACATCCTGAGGTATTTCTTTTGGCCACGACTGAAAAAGGACGCGTCTGCTTACATAAAGTCATGCCATACATGTCAGCTAACCGGTAAGCCTAACCAGAGCCTAAAACTTGCTCCGTTGTGCCCAATACCAGCTACAAGTCAGCCTTTTGAGCATCTTATTATTGATTGTGTGGGTCCATTGCCTCCATCTTAATCAGGTGCTAGTTAACTATTGACAGTGATGTGCCAGAGTACAAGGTGTCCAGCTGCATATCCTTTACGCACAATCACAGCCAGGTCTGTGGTGCGTGCTTTGTCACAGTTTTTTTCCATCCTCGGTGTTCCCAGAGTCATTCAGTCCGATCAGGAGTCAAACTGTTCTCCCCATTTGTTTGCACAGATTTTAAAACAACTATACGTATAAGCACAACCAGGTATCTGCTTACTATGCGCAGAGCCAGGGCGCCTTGGAGCGCTTCCATCAAACGCTTAAGTCAATGGACACAATGACAATATTGTGTCCAAATGAACGGAGACTGGGAAGAGGGTTTGCCCTGGCTGTTTCTGGCTGCTAGGGAGGCTGTCCAGGAAAGCACGGGGTTTAGCCCAAACTACCTTGTGTTTGGTCATACTGTGCAGGGTCCCTTGACACTATTGTAGGGACAAATGGAGAAAGAGGCAAAACCACCACAAAACCTTGTTGAGTATGTCATTGGCTTTAGGTATAGGCTTTATAAAGCCTCGGAGGTGGCTAAGAACAAGTTGGCATCTGTACAGGGAAAGATGAAAAAACTTTATGATCACCAGGTTGGGGATGGTGTTTTTCTCCTGGGAGATCAGGTGCTTGCTTTGTTGCCCGTTGTGACCTTCCCATTTCAGGCAAAATGTTCTGGGCCATATTCAGTTGTGCAGAGGGTGTCAGATCAGAACTATGTGATTGCTACCCCCAAGCCTAGGTCCTCTACTCAGCTCTGTCATGTGAATTGTTGAAGCCATACTACATTTGTGAAAATCAGTCAGCTGATCAGGAAAAGCAGTTGTCGGGTGCCTGCACTgcttgtttgtctgtgtctgtgtcccCTCCTGGGAGGACTTGTTGGCCCCTGATGAGGCTAAACTTTATGGCTGGCTTAAAAATTCAGAGGCTCTGCAGAATTTGGATGGcttatttaatcattttggaGGTTGCCAAACGCAATCAACTAGCTGGTTTGATTAAGCGTTATCCATGTTTGTTTGGCGATACACATactcaaacacatttgattGAGCACGATATAGATGTTGGGGATGCCAAACCTATTAAGCAGAGGTTTTATCGTATTAATCCAGAGAAACGCAGATATCTGGATGCAGAGGTCAAGTATATACTTGATAGTGGTATTGCAGAGCCATCTTGTTCTAGCTTGGTATCGCCCTGTCTGCTTGTGCGAAAGTCTGATAACACTCCCAGGTGTTCAGACTTTTGTAAAGTCAG
Coding sequences within:
- the LOC137180361 gene encoding E3 ubiquitin-protein ligase TRIM21-like, encoding MSAASCLRSEDQFLCSICLDVFTDPVSTPCGHNFCKNCITEHWNSNDQYLCPICKEVFYTRPKLKVNTFISEMVSQFRQEAQQKASSSSSEQQAAKPGEVPCDVCTGTKLKALKSCLVCLTSYCETHLEPHLTASRLKRHQLMDPVENLEDRMCMKHDKPLELFCKTDQTCVCMLCSVLDHKTHEFVPLKEEYEGKKAELGKTEAEIQQMIQKRRLKIQEIKHSVELSKEDADREKAEGVQVFTTLMKSVERSLNELIETIEEKQRTTEKQAEDFIKELEQEISELKKRSSEVEKLSRSEDHLHLLQNFPSLKAAPPTKDWTEVSVRPPSYEETVVRAVAQLEETLSKEMKKLFEAELKRVQQYAVDVTLDPDTANPWLILSDDEKQVNCGDVKKNLPDNPKRFSDCCCVLGKQSFSSGRFYFEVQVKEKTEWALGVAREAINRKEQFTARPQDGYWTICLRNGNEYKALAGPPVVLSLKSKPQKVGVFVDYEEGLVSFYDVDAAALIYSFTGCSFTEKLYTYFCPYPNDGGKNSAPLIICPVNQTE